A window of Coffea eugenioides isolate CCC68of unplaced genomic scaffold, Ceug_1.0 ScVebR1_1490;HRSCAF=2347, whole genome shotgun sequence contains these coding sequences:
- the LOC113755447 gene encoding uncharacterized protein LOC113755447 — protein MTKNQDETLRRDVVELGSVVRTFTNKNKGMEQAIRTMEFRQDATEKLLKGLDQKYERMMNMMAQLMAKVSDHEKVVEGSSISNGEARPNESRMESQKEAVSKREARTSGRLPKMDLPIFYGDNPREWIRKANKYFKIHEIERDMKAEVAELYFRDRADIWFQGVFHGRETIPWSELSTALCIRFGEGSPEEAIEEFNKLVQSRSVAEYLEKFDMLKALVMPSLPRLSDSNYKACFMSGLKEKVVNMVKMSKPETLIAAIEMAKLQEKNLKAIQKMQKPVSTSFSNQRAPTEETEIIEEEVYCDCINGELADEHIETSIHALAGGTSHKTIKLKGLVKVRQVTALIDSGSTHSFLDEQRARKLKWGHQFQHTFNTLRLRGCDMILGVDWLANHSPIEFNFRELNMKIHQGKQEVVLKGKDISTMLRGLKRGKLAKWLRKQAYGVVAQLVAVEEEENPGQLPAKIRQVLDQYKDVFEEPKGMPPTRGHEHQIVLKEGANPFQVRPYRCPYVQKTEIERLVREMLELGIIQPSSSPFASPVLLVKKKDGSWRFCVDYRQLNELTVKNKFPMPLIEELIDELHGARYFTKIDLRASYFQIRVKVEDISKTAFRSHQGLYEFKVMPFGLTNAPATFQSLMNQVFQEQMRKHVLVFFDDILVYSPTLEEHVKHVKEVMSILRQHQLYAKMSKCSFAQLQVEYLGHIISAEGVQADPKKIECMENWPNPTNIKQLRGFLGLTDYYRRFVKGYGAIARPLTDLLKKDNFHWSEDLEQAFQKLKRAMCSTPVLAVPDFTQPFIIETDACYTGIGAVLMQNRRPISYLS, from the exons ATGACAAAAAACCAAGATGAAACGTTGAGAAGAGACGTAGTGGAGTTAGGGAGTGTGGTCAGGACTTTTACCAACAAAAACAAGGGAATGGAACAAGCCATCAGGACAATGGAGTTCAGACAGGATGCTACTGAAAAACTACTGAAAGGATTGGATCAAAAGTATGAGAGGATGATGAACATGATGGCTCAATTGATGGCCAAGGTCAGTGACCATGAGAAGGTGGTAGAAGGAAGTAGCATCTCAAACGGAGAAGCAAGACCAAACGAATCCAGGATGGAATCACAAAAGGAAGCAGTCAGTAAGAGAGAGGCCAGAACCAGTGGCAGGCTGCCTAAAATGGATCTGCCAATTTTTTATGGTGATAATCCAAGGGAGTGGATCAGGAAGGCTAACAAATACTTCAAAATACATGAGATAGAGAGGGACATGAAGGCTGAGGTGGCTGAACTCTATTTTAGAGACAGAGCTGACATCTGGTTCCAAGGAGTCTTCCATGGGAGGGAGACCATTCCTTGGTCAGAATTATCTACTGCTCTGTGTATCAGGTTCGGAGAAGGGAGTCCAGAGGAGGCCATTGAAGAATTCAACAAGCTGGTGCAGTCTAGATCCGTGGCTGAATACCTTGAAAAATTTGACATGCTCAAAGCCCTGGTAATGCCATCTTTACCCCGCTTATCTGATTCAAATTACAAAGCATGCTTTATGAGTGGACTAAAGGAGAAGGTAGTTAATATGGTTAAGATGTCCAAACCTGAAACCTTGATTGCTGCTATTGAAATGGCAAAACTGCAAGAAAAGAACCTCAAGGCTatccagaaaatgcagaaaccTGTCAGTACTAGTTTCAGTAACCAAAGAGCTCCCA CTGAGGAGACTGAGATTATAGAGGAAGAAGTTTATTGTGATTGCATTAATGGGGAACTAGCAGATGAACACATAGAGACGTCTATCCATGCCTTGGCTGGAGGGACAAGTCACAAAACTATAAAATTGAAGGGACTGGTTAAGGTGAGACAGGTCACTGCACTAATAGACAGTGGCAGTACCCACAGTTTCCTGGATGAGCAACGGGCAAGAAAGTTAAAATGG GGTCATCAATTCCAACATACCTTTAATACGCTAAGGTTGAGAGGCTGTGACATGATCCTTGGGGTGGATTGGTTGGCCAATCACAGTCCTATAGAGTTCAATTTCAGGGAACTCAATATGAAAATCCACCAGGGAAAACAAGAAGTAGTACTGAAGGGGAAGGATATCAGCACCATGTTAAGGGGGCTCAAGAGAGGTAAGTTGGCAAAGTGGCTGAGGAAGCAGGCCTATGGGGTGGTGGCCCAGCTGGTGgcagtagaagaagaagaaaatccaGGACAGTTACCTGCTAAAATCAGGCAAGTACTAGATCAATACAAGGATGTCTTTGAGGAGCCTAAGGGAATGCCCCCAACCAGGGGCCATGAACATCAGATTGTCCTCAAGGAGGGTGCCAATCCTTTTCAAGTGAGGCCATACAGGTGCCCCTACGTACAGAAGACAGAGATTGAAAGATTGGTGAGAGAAATGCTGGAACTAGGCATCATACAGCCTAGCAGTAGCCCTTTTGCCTCACCAGTACTGCTAgtcaagaagaaagatgggTCATGGAGATTCTGTGTGGACTACAGGCAACTGAATGAGCTAACAGTAAAGAACAAGTTCCCCATGCCTCTGATTGAAGAATTAATAGATGAATTGCATGGAGCCAGGTACTTCACTAAAATTGACTTGAGAGCAAGTTACTTTCAAATCAGAGTCAAAGTGGAGGACATTTCAAAGACAGCCTTCAGAAGTCACCAAGGGCTCTATGAGTTCAAGGTTATGCCATTTGGCTTAACCAATGCACCAGCAACCTTTCAGAGCTTGATGAACCAGGTCTTCCAAGAACAGATGAGGAAGCATGTGCTGGTGTTCTTCGATGACATCCTGGTCTACAGCCCAACACTGGAGGAGCATGTGAAACATGTAAAGGAGGTAATGAGTATTCTGAGGCAGCACCAGTTGTATGCCAAAATGAGCAAATGTTCTTTTGCTCAGCTGCAGGTGGAGTACTTGGGACACATAATATCAGCAGAAGGAGTTCAGGCTGACCCCAAGAAGATAGAATGCATGGAAAACTGGCCCAACCCAACTAATATCAAGCAACTGAGGGGATTTCTGGGGTTGACAGATTACTACAGAAGATTTGTCAAAGGATATGGAGCCATAGCAAGGCCTTTGACTGACCTGCTGAAGAAGGACAATTTCCACTGGAGTGAGGACTTAGAACAGGCTTTCCAGAAGCTGAAGAGAGCCATGTGCAGCACCCCTGTTTTAGCAGTACCTGACTTCACCCAGCCATTCATTATTGAGACAGATGCATGTTACACTGGCATAGGGGCTGTACTCATGCAGAACAGGAGACCTATTTCCTACCTCAGTTAG